The Hirundo rustica isolate bHirRus1 chromosome 24, bHirRus1.pri.v3, whole genome shotgun sequence genome includes a window with the following:
- the LOC120762947 gene encoding uncharacterized protein LOC120762947, protein MATARTTPGEEKGPGGISWDCPGGEFRTRRARELLGWWKGWQEEFTQENSSRRNSCRRNSPRRIHPGEFIQENSFRIHPGKFIQEEFMQENSSRRNSPRKIHPGGIHPGEFIQNSSRRIHPGEFIQENSFRIHPGELIQEEFIQENSFRIHPGKFVQEELMQENSCRRNSPRRIHPGEFIQNSPRKNHPGGIHAGEFIQNSSRRIHSEFIQENSCRRNSSRRNSCRRNSSRRNSCRRIHAGGIHPGEFIQNSSRRNSSRRIHPGEFIQNSSRRIHPGGIHAGGIHAGGIHAGGIHAGGWDGAWKRGESPKESYLLLSSLFLPLSSLFFTPFEPLFTPAEPIWGRFLIPASPSSSLVAGRACPSSLWVRAASAAPEPPVPSWALPRAVRRVPGCPTLALSPLLPPCPFPAARRSERGQGTEGHFGMALEGWDKDTNLVYPGGEERKCAGRPRRSRELGKEGAAGHLWTRWGGFDLKNKTKQNKTKKTPQTKPLCFLQRSCF, encoded by the coding sequence atggCCACAGCCAGAACCACAccaggggaggaaaaggggcCTGGGGGCATCTCCTGGGACTGCCCAGGAGGGGAATTCAGGACACGGAGAGCCAGGgaactcctgggctggtggaagggctggcaggaggaatTCACCCAGGAGAATTCATCCAGGAGGAATTCATGCAGGAGGAATTCACCCAGGAGAATTCATCCAGGAGAATTCATCCAGGAGAATTCATTCAGAATTCACCCAGGAAAATTCATCCAGGAGGAATTCATGCAGGAGAATTCATCCAGGAGGAATTCACCCAGGAAAATTCATCCAGGAGGAATTCACCCAGGAGAATTTATTCAGAATTCATCCAGGAGAATTCACCCAGGAGAATTCATCCAGGAGAATTCATTCAGAATTCACCCAGGAGAATTAATCCAGGAGGAATTCATCCAGGAGAATTCATTCAGAATTCACCCAGGAAAATTCGTCCAGGAGGAATTAATGCAGGAGAATTCATGCAGGAGGAATTCACCCAGGAGAATTCATCCAGGAGAATTCATTCAGAATTCACCCAGGAAAAATCATCCAGGAGGAATTCATGCAGGAGAATTCATTCAGAATTCATCCAGGAGAATTCATTCAGAATTCATCCAGGAGAATTCATGCAGGAGGAATTCATCCAGGAGGAATTCATGCAGGAGGAATTCATCCAGGAGGAATTCATGCCGGAGGATTCATGCAGGAGGAATTCACCCAGGAGAATTCATTCAGAATTCATCCAGGAGGAATTCATCCAGGAGAATTCATCCAGGAGAATTCATTCAGAATTCATCCAGGAGAATTCATCCAGGAGGAATTCATGCAGGAGGAATTCATGCAGGAGGAATTCATGCAGGAGGAATTCATGCAGGAGGATGGGATGGTGCATGGAAAAGGGGTGAGAGCCCGAAGGAGTCTTATTTACTCCTCTCGAGTCTGTTCTTACCCCTCTCCAGCCTATTTTTTACACCTTTTGAGCCTCTTTTTACTCCAGCTGAGCCGATTTGGGGGCGGTTTTTaatcccagcctctcccagctcttccctggtgGCTGGACGAGCCTGTCCCAGCTCTCTGTGGGTCAGAGCCgcctctgcagcccctgagccccccgtgcccagctgggcactgcccagggctgtgcgAAGGGTTCCTGGCTGTCCCACGCTGGcactgtcccctctgctccctccctgcccttttcccgCTGCCCGGCGCTCCGAGAGGGGCCAGGGCACCGAGGGACACTTTGGGATGGCTCTGGAAGGGTGGGACAAGGACACAAACCTCGTTTATCCTgggggagaagagaggaaatgCGCAGGTCgtcccaggaggagcagggaattggggaaggagggagctgcaggtcaCCTTTGGACACGCTGGGGTGGCTTtgacctgaaaaataaaacaaaacaaaacaaaacaaaaaaaacaccccaaaccaaaccccttTGTTTTTTACAAAGATCCTGCTTTTAA